The genomic DNA AGCAGGTGGCCACGCTCACCCTGGCCAGCACCGAGAGGAATTTGCGCTCGGCGGTCATCGATCCCGCCGGTCACTACGCCTACTTCGGCGGGTCGACCAACGGCGGCCTCGATCCGGGCAAGATCATCAAGGTCGACCTCGACACGTTCCAGCGGGTGGGCGCCATCGACCTGCCCTCGGACGAATTGAGTCCCACCACGGCGATCATGAGCCCGGCCGGCGACGTCGCCTACTTCGGGGCGCGGGGCGACGGTTCGCTCCCGGCCCGGCTGGTCAAGATCGACCTGGCCACCTTCCAGCGGATGGGCTCGCTGCCCATGGCCGACGCGACCGAGAATTCCTTCGGGCGGGGCTCGGTGGCCGACCCCGAGTTCCACTACGCCTACTTCGGGTTGAAGACGGCCAGTGGGACGAACGCATCGGTCCCCGACGACCTGGTCAAGGTCGACCTGACCACCTTCACCACGGTGGCGTCGATGACGCTGGAAAGTGACAGCGGCTACTACAACAACACAGAGGCGATCCTGAACTCGGCGGTGATGGACCCCGCCGGCAAGTTCGCCTACTTCGGCACCGCTTCCGCGGCCGGGCCCGCAGAGCGGGTGCTGCGCATCGATCTCGCGACCTTCGAGAAGCGTTCCCCGATCACGGTCACGGATCTGGCGTCGGGAACGTCGACCTCGTCGAAGACCTTCGGCTCCGCTGTCATCGCCCCGGACGGCACCCACGCCTACTTCGGCTCCAACACCAACCCCGGCAAGGTGCTCAAGATCGCCCTCAAGCGGCCCCCCAAAGCGGCCCTGGCGGCGGTCGGCGACACCTATGCCACCGACTACCTGGCGTCGCTCTCGGTGGCCGCTCCCGGCGTACTGGCCAACGACGTCGATACCGAGGACGGCGATGCCTTGGTCTCCGGCCAGGCCAGCGACCCGGCTCACGGCAGCGTGGTCGTGAACCCGGACGGCTCGTTCACCTACACCCCCGACGCCGGCTACAGCGGCCCCGACACCTTCACCTACACGGCCAACGACCGGCGGGACTACTCGGCCCCGGCCACGGTGTCGGTCACCGTGGGCGCACCGCCGGCGGGCGTGTCGGCCGTCGGCGGCGGCGCCTTCGGCTTCTCCACGTGGGTGGGCCTGTTCGGCGGCGTCCCCGAGCTCAAGGGCGGACCCGGCTCCACCTGCGGGCAGGCCTCCCAGCCGGCGTGTGCGTCGGGCCAGTCCCCGGCGGTGAACCTGGCGCCGGCCGGCGGCGGCACATCGGCATCGGACACCGACGGCAACCAGGCCACCTACGGCCCTGCGTACATCTTCGAGAACCACGGCCCCATCGTCGTGTCCACCTCGGGGTTTCGGGGACCGACCGGGTCGGTGACGTCGTCGGCGTCGGTGGAGAACGTGCGCGACAACGACCCGTTCACCGCTTACGACGGCGTGGTGGCCAGCACGTGCACGGCGGCTCAGTCGGGCCTGGCCGGCTCGTCGCACATCACCAACGGTCACCTCGTAACCTCTACCGACGTCACGGAGGGCACGCCGACGTCGGACGTGACCCTGCCGGAGTCGTGGAACCCCGACCCCAACACTGTCTACGAGGGCACCCTCGACCACATCGGCGACGCCTGGAAGATCGTGTTCAACGAGCAGATCCTGGGTCCGGACTCCATCACCGTCAACGCCCTGCACATGTACCTGCTTGGCCCCACCGCCGTGGGTGACATGGTCATCGGCCAGTCCCGCTGCGCGCTGACCGTCGACGCCGCCAACGCCGCCCCGGTGGCCGGCGACGACGCCTACGTGGCCACCGCCGGGCAGGAGCTGTCGGTGAGCGGCCCCGGCGTCCTTGCCAACGACACCGACGCTGACGCTCATGCCCTGTCGGCCACCCCGGTGGCGCCCGTCGCCCCGCCGTCGTCGGGTGGGGGGACGTGGACGTTCCCGTCCGACCCGGCCCACGGCTCCCTCGCACTCGGCGCCGACGGGTCGTTCACCTACACCCCCGACGCCGGCTACACCGGCCCCGACGCGTTCACCTACGTGGTCCACGACCAGCGAGGTGGTGCCGACACGGCCAGCGTGTCCCTCACCGTCCAGGCCGCCCCGGTGGCGGGGGACGACGCCTACACGATCGCCGAGGACACCCCCCTCACCGTTTCCGCCCCCGGTGTGCTGGGCAACGACACCGACCCCGAGGCCGACGCCCTGTCCGCCGGATCGGCGTCCACCCCAGCCCACGGCACCGTGAGCCTCAACTCCGACGGCGCCTTCACCTACACCCCGGCCGCCGACTACAACGGCCCCGACTCGTTCACCTACACCGCCTCCGACGCCAACGGCGGCACCGACACGGCCACCGTGAACCTCACCGTCACGCCTGGCAACGACGCTCCGACGGCCGTCGACGACAGTGCCACCACCACCGCCGGCACGCCGGTCAGCGTGGCCGCTCCGGGCGTGTTGGCCAACGACACCGATCTCGACGGCGACTCCCTGACGGCCGGATCGGCCTCCACGCCGGCCCATGGCACCGTCACGCTGGGTGCCAACGGCGCCTTCACCTACAGCCCCACGGCCGGCTACACCGGATCCGACTCGTTCACCTACACGGCGAACGACGGCCACGGGGGAACCGACGCGGGACTGGTGGCCATCACCGTCACGGCCGCCACGGCGCCCACCTATCTGTCGGTCAACGACGTGACGGTGACCGAGGGCAACACCGGGTTGTCACCGGCCACCGCTGCCACCTTCACCATCACCCGCAGCGGTTCCACGTCGTCGTCGACGGCGGTGAGCTACGCCACGGCGGCCGGCACCGCCGTGGCCACCAAGGACTTCGTGGCCATTCCCGCCACCGCCGTCACCTTCGCCCCCGGCGAGACGACCAAGACGGTGACGGTGTCGGTCAAGGGCGACAGCCTGGCCGAGAACAACGAGGCGTTCACCCTCCAGCTGTCGTCGCCCCTCGGGGCCACCCTGTCCGACGACAAGGGCACGGCCACCATCGTCGACGACGAGGGGCCCATCACCGCCGGGCCCAAGACGTTCTTCGCCGTCAACGACCGGTCGGCGACGGAGGGCTCGGCCGCCGTTCCCGGCACGGTCAGCTTCACCATCACCCGCTCGGGGGTCACCACCAAGAGCTCGACGGTGACCTACGCCTCGGCCAACGGCACGGCCATCAAGGGATCGGACTACAAGGGGAAGGCGGCGACCACCGTCACCTTCGCAGCCGGCGAGACCACCAAGGTCGTCACCGTGACGCTGATCGGTGACGCCATCGCCGAGCCCAACGAGACGTTCAACCTCAACCTGACCTCGCCCACCAACGGCGTCATCTCCGACGCCGCCGGGACGGCCACCGTCGTCGACGACGACTGATCCGGCATCGAGGCGCCCGGGTCGGGGCAGATGGCCCCGGGTGGTCTCGGGAGGCTTGCCGAGGGAACAGGTGTTCGATACAATGGGCGAATGGGGTTGGCGCTGATCGAGCGGGACGACGAGCTCCACGTCATCGCCGACGGACCCGAGGACCGCCTGTCGGCGGCCATGGGGCTGCTCAACGTGGCCACCGCTGAGGTGGTCGCCTCCATCGCCGCCGCCCTGGACGACGGGGGGTGGCAGGGCTACGGCATCGTCACGCCCGAGCAGTGGGTGGCGCTACGCTGCGGGGTCGCCACCGGCCGGGCCCGGCGCCTGGTGGCGGCGGCCCGAGCGCTCCCCGTCCTGCCTGCCGCCTCGGCCGCCTTCGGCCAGGGGGCGATCAGCGAGGACCAGGTGGCGCTGGTATGCCGCCACGTCGATCCCGCCCACGACGCCGAGGTCACCGAGCTGGCCCGGCGCTGCACCGTCAACCAGCTGCGCCGGGTCCTGCCCTCGGTGTCGGCACCTGTGCCGCCGGCCGATCCCGAGCCGGGAACGGGCGAGGAGGGCGATGCCGGCTCGGCCGGTGGCGACGTGGCCGGTCGCCGTGAGGTGGCCTTCGGCAACGACGAGCTCGGCCGGTGGTGGGCCCGCGTGCTGCTGCCGGCCGACGAGGGGGCGCTGGTGCAGGCCGCCATCGAGGCGTCGCTCGACAAGCTGGTGCACGACGAGCCGGGCGGGCCGACCGGCGCCGAGCGGGGCGCCGGCCCGCTGGCGCCCCGCCTCGGCTGGTCCGACGCCGTGGTGCACCTGGCCGAGGCCGCCCTGTCCAACCTCGAGGGCTCCGGGCGCACGCCGGCCGACCGCTACCAGGTCATCTTCCACGTCGACGTCGACGACGTCGACCGCTCGTCGCTGCACCTGGGCCCGCAGGTGCCGGCGTCGATCCGCGACTACCTCACCTGCGACTCGACGGGCCGGGTGGTGCTCGAGCGCAAGGGCACCCCGATCCACGTCTTCGCCCGCATGCGCACCGTCGACGATCGCCTGCGCCGCCTCGTGGAGCGTCGGGACGGCGGCTGCGTGGTGCCCGGCTGCGGGCGCCGGCGGCGCCTGCACGTGCACCACATCATCCACGACACCGACGGCGGCACCACGGTCCCGGAGAACCTGTGCTGTCTGTGCCCGGCCCACCACCGCCTGCACCACGCCGGCAAGCTGGGCATCGACGGCGACCCCACCGTGCCCGACGGGCTGCGCTTCACCGACGGGTCGGGGAGCCTGATCCGCGGCCCCAGCCCCGACCCGCCCGACGGACCCCCGCAGCTGGCGGCCGCGGCCATGGGCCTGCCGGCGCCGGCGTGGGAGCCGCCCCACGGTGAGCGCATCGACACGAAGTGGATCACTTGGAGCTGAGCTGAGCCGGGCAGGAGCTTCGGTTCGGCGCGCCCGGGTCGGGGCGTTGCGTGGAGCCGGTGCGCGCCTCCGGTCACGGCGCGGAATGCGCCGGCGCTCGCGGTACGACGACGTCACCGGCCGCGTTTTCGATGCCAGGGAGGAGCACCCGCACGAGGATGATGCCGACGCCCCAGACCGAGAAGCTGGCACGGGACGTATGCCGGCGCTGATGCCGGTTCGATCCCTGCGAAGGTGTTGCTCAGCGTGCGGGCGATGGTCACGGCCGGGTTTGCGAAACTGGTCGACGACGTGAAGAAGTCGGCGGCCCCGATGTAGCCGCCCACCGCGAACGGCGCCACCGAGCGCCCGTGCGATCGGGCCGCCCCGAAGACGACCAGCAACAGGCCGACGGTGGCCACGACCTCCGCCGTCCAGTGGCCGCCGCCGGTGCGAGCGGTGTGCGACAGCTGCAGGGCGGGCTCGGAGAACATGGTGTTGGCGAGGACGGCCCCGGCGCATCCGCCGACGACCTGGCACGGCAGGTACGCAGCCACATCCCGTGTGGACAGGCCGCCGAAGCATCGGTCGGCCATTGTCACGA from Acidimicrobiales bacterium includes the following:
- a CDS encoding Ig-like domain-containing protein — its product is QVATLTLASTERNLRSAVIDPAGHYAYFGGSTNGGLDPGKIIKVDLDTFQRVGAIDLPSDELSPTTAIMSPAGDVAYFGARGDGSLPARLVKIDLATFQRMGSLPMADATENSFGRGSVADPEFHYAYFGLKTASGTNASVPDDLVKVDLTTFTTVASMTLESDSGYYNNTEAILNSAVMDPAGKFAYFGTASAAGPAERVLRIDLATFEKRSPITVTDLASGTSTSSKTFGSAVIAPDGTHAYFGSNTNPGKVLKIALKRPPKAALAAVGDTYATDYLASLSVAAPGVLANDVDTEDGDALVSGQASDPAHGSVVVNPDGSFTYTPDAGYSGPDTFTYTANDRRDYSAPATVSVTVGAPPAGVSAVGGGAFGFSTWVGLFGGVPELKGGPGSTCGQASQPACASGQSPAVNLAPAGGGTSASDTDGNQATYGPAYIFENHGPIVVSTSGFRGPTGSVTSSASVENVRDNDPFTAYDGVVASTCTAAQSGLAGSSHITNGHLVTSTDVTEGTPTSDVTLPESWNPDPNTVYEGTLDHIGDAWKIVFNEQILGPDSITVNALHMYLLGPTAVGDMVIGQSRCALTVDAANAAPVAGDDAYVATAGQELSVSGPGVLANDTDADAHALSATPVAPVAPPSSGGGTWTFPSDPAHGSLALGADGSFTYTPDAGYTGPDAFTYVVHDQRGGADTASVSLTVQAAPVAGDDAYTIAEDTPLTVSAPGVLGNDTDPEADALSAGSASTPAHGTVSLNSDGAFTYTPAADYNGPDSFTYTASDANGGTDTATVNLTVTPGNDAPTAVDDSATTTAGTPVSVAAPGVLANDTDLDGDSLTAGSASTPAHGTVTLGANGAFTYSPTAGYTGSDSFTYTANDGHGGTDAGLVAITVTAATAPTYLSVNDVTVTEGNTGLSPATAATFTITRSGSTSSSTAVSYATAAGTAVATKDFVAIPATAVTFAPGETTKTVTVSVKGDSLAENNEAFTLQLSSPLGATLSDDKGTATIVDDEGPITAGPKTFFAVNDRSATEGSAAVPGTVSFTITRSGVTTKSSTVTYASANGTAIKGSDYKGKAATTVTFAAGETTKVVTVTLIGDAIAEPNETFNLNLTSPTNGVISDAAGTATVVDDD
- a CDS encoding DUF222 domain-containing protein, whose protein sequence is MGLALIERDDELHVIADGPEDRLSAAMGLLNVATAEVVASIAAALDDGGWQGYGIVTPEQWVALRCGVATGRARRLVAAARALPVLPAASAAFGQGAISEDQVALVCRHVDPAHDAEVTELARRCTVNQLRRVLPSVSAPVPPADPEPGTGEEGDAGSAGGDVAGRREVAFGNDELGRWWARVLLPADEGALVQAAIEASLDKLVHDEPGGPTGAERGAGPLAPRLGWSDAVVHLAEAALSNLEGSGRTPADRYQVIFHVDVDDVDRSSLHLGPQVPASIRDYLTCDSTGRVVLERKGTPIHVFARMRTVDDRLRRLVERRDGGCVVPGCGRRRRLHVHHIIHDTDGGTTVPENLCCLCPAHHRLHHAGKLGIDGDPTVPDGLRFTDGSGSLIRGPSPDPPDGPPQLAAAAMGLPAPAWEPPHGERIDTKWITWS
- a CDS encoding aquaporin translates to MSRPDLWRRCLAEGIGSCFLVVVVVGSGIAAQRMSPNDAGVQLLENAAVTAAGLAALIVAFGTVSGAHHNPVVTMADRCFGGLSTRDVAAYLPCQVVGGCAGAVLANTMFSEPALQLSHTARTGGGHWTAEVVATVGLLLVVFGAARSHGRSVAPFAVGGYIGAADFFTSSTSFANPAVTIARTLSNTFAGIEPASAPAYVPCQLLGLGRRHHPRAGAPPWHRKRGR